CGACGCGCTGGCCGACCAGCAGCCTGGCATGGCGGCGGGCGAGTCGGTGGATGGTGTGTCCCTCTGGCACTCCGCGATCGTGACCGACGGGTCCAACCGGACGGCTCGCCTGCACCTGCGAGCATGGGGGACATGAGCCCGCACAGCCTCCGCGAGACCATCGCCTCCCGCCCCGTCGTCCTCGACGGGGGGCTCGCGACGTTGCTCGAGCAGCACGGTCACGACCTGTCGAGCGACCTGTGGTCCGCGCGCCTGCTGCGCGACGACCCGGCCGCGATCGAGGCGGCCCACCGGGAGTTCTTCGCCGCGGGTGCCGAGGTGGCGACGACCGCGTCCTACCAGGTCTCCTTCGAGGGCTTCGGCGCCGCGGGTGCCGACCGTGACGAGGTCGAGACCATCCTGCGCCGCAGCGTCGCGCTGGCCGCCGCCGCCCGTGACGCTGCAGCCCCGGAAGGCTGGGTCGCCGCGTCCGTGGGGCCGTACGGCGCCGTGCTCGCCGACGGCTCGGAGTACCGCGGCGACTACGACCTCGACGTCGACGGGCTGCGGGCCTTCCACCGACCCCGGCTCGACGTGCTGGCCTCGACCGTGGGGGCAGGCGCCGACGTGCTGGCGGTGGAGACGATCCCGTGCCTGGCGGAGGTCGAGGCCGTGCTGGCCGAGGTCGACGGCACCGGCGTCCCGGCGTGGTTGTCCCTCTCGGCCGCGCACGGACGCACCCGGGCGGGGGAGCCGCTCGAGGAGGCGTTCGCGATGGCGGCCGACGTGGCCGAGGTGCTGGCGGTCGGGGTCAACTGCACGA
This sequence is a window from Nocardioides sp. S5. Protein-coding genes within it:
- the mmuM gene encoding homocysteine S-methyltransferase, whose product is MSPHSLRETIASRPVVLDGGLATLLEQHGHDLSSDLWSARLLRDDPAAIEAAHREFFAAGAEVATTASYQVSFEGFGAAGADRDEVETILRRSVALAAAARDAAAPEGWVAASVGPYGAVLADGSEYRGDYDLDVDGLRAFHRPRLDVLASTVGAGADVLAVETIPCLAEVEAVLAEVDGTGVPAWLSLSAAHGRTRAGEPLEEAFAMAADVAEVLAVGVNCTTPADARDAVQLAGPYGPVVVYPNSGQSWNAVTREWEGRSAFTAQDVDAWVVSGARLVGGCCRVGPEDVTALRTTLEA